The region CGAGAAGGCGTGCTTTGGCCTCATCGAGGTCACTCACCTCCAGGCAGATGTGGTGCTGGGAGCCGCGTGCGTTCGGCGGCGGAAGGGTGCCGTAGAGCATAAGCTCAAGGTAGTCCAACCCGTCGGGAACTCGCAGGTTGACCCACGACAGCTCGGTGCCCGAACGGCTGCCCCGCCAGACCTCGGTCAGACCCAGGACCTCGTGGTAGAAGTGGTCGGCCGCGGACAGATCGCCCGCCAGGATCCCCGCGTGTCGGATCAGGCTAGCCACGGGCCCCGGAGCCGACGCGGGCCGGGGGAGAGTGTTTCTCGGCCCCGCCTCGGGAGCGGGCTGCACGAACTCAATCGAGCGTCCCTCGGGGTCCCTCACCATGAGGCAGCGTTTCCCGTTCGCTTCAGACACAACGCCAGGGACCTCAACTCCTCGTGCCGCCAAGTAACGGCGCATTCCCTCGGCGTCGTCGGTCTCGAGAGCGATGTGGTCCAGCCGATCCCCGTCAGGTCTCAGGCCGTCGCGCAACTCCACGTACTGTCGCTCCCCCACGGCGACGCGGAGCGTCGAATCCTTCTCTGCAGTCGCCGCCTGTACCGTGGCATAGCCCAGAAACTCCTGGTAAAAGACTCTCGAGCGCGCGAGGTCGCTAACCCGCAGGGCCACATGAGAGATCCCGAGAATACGGGGACGCCCGGGGCCCCCCGAGGCGCGGACGGCGGACATGTTCGGGGAGCCAGGAGGCGTCGCAGCGATGATCAGACTCCCGAGAACGGGCGCCCAGCGCAGTCTGGTCACCTCACGGCCTCCTTGACCCCCGAACCTGGGTGGGTGAGCAGCATACCCGGCGAAAGGTATACTAGCCATGGCCCTCAGGGGGGGCGCCGGTATGCAGCATCGCCGGGGACGAGCGTCGCAGCGGGAGCCGCGGCGGCCGTGTGGTCGAACTGAACGAGCCCGCCCCTTCGGCATTCACAGGGTTCGC is a window of Vicinamibacteria bacterium DNA encoding:
- a CDS encoding VOC family protein, translating into MTRLRWAPVLGSLIIAATPPGSPNMSAVRASGGPGRPRILGISHVALRVSDLARSRVFYQEFLGYATVQAATAEKDSTLRVAVGERQYVELRDGLRPDGDRLDHIALETDDAEGMRRYLAARGVEVPGVVSEANGKRCLMVRDPEGRSIEFVQPAPEAGPRNTLPRPASAPGPVASLIRHAGILAGDLSAADHFYHEVLGLTEVWRGSRSGTELSWVNLRVPDGLDYLELMLYGTLPPPNARGSQHHICLEVSDLDEAKARLL